DNA from Anaerolineales bacterium:
CCAAAAATAGGTTAAGTTACAATGGCAGTGGCGATTGTAGTCGTTGCCTTTCCCCTTTGTCAAGAAAAGCCCCGATCGAGGCTGTGAACACCCCCACCAAACCTTCCGTTAGCCCGCATGTGGTTCTGGCGCTGGGCATTTTTGCGGTGGCCTCTTCTTCGCTGCTGATCCGCTTCGCGCAGGCCGAGGTGGGCTCGCTGGTGATCGCGGCGTACCGCATGGCGCTCTCGGCCTTGATCCTGATCCCGCTGACCCTGCCGCGGCATAGCGGCGAACTGCGCGGCCTCAGCCGGCGTGGTGTAGCGCTGGCGGCGTTGAGCGGCGTGCTGCTGGCAGTGCACTTTGCCAGTTGGATCCTTTCGTTGGAATACACCAGCGTGGCCAGCTCCGTGGTGCTGGTGACCACCAACCCGCTGTGGGTGGCGTTGCTGGCGCCGCTGGTGCTGAAGGAGCGCCTGGGGCGCGGAGTGCTACTAGGCATGCTGGTGGCGCTGGCGGGTGGCGTGGGCGTGGCGCTGAGCGATAGCTGCACGCTGGCGGCCAGCGGGCTGGCCTGCCCGCCCTGGCA
Protein-coding regions in this window:
- a CDS encoding DMT family transporter; this encodes MSRKAPIEAVNTPTKPSVSPHVVLALGIFAVASSSLLIRFAQAEVGSLVIAAYRMALSALILIPLTLPRHSGELRGLSRRGVALAALSGVLLAVHFASWILSLEYTSVASSVVLVTTNPLWVALLAPLVLKERLGRGVLLGMLVALAGGVGVALSDSCTLAASGLACPPWQEFVAGRAFYGNLLALVGALSGAGYILIGRILRPQLSLTAYIFLVYGMAALVLVALVPFSGQAAFGFSPSSYVYLLLLAVLPQLIGHSSFNWALAHLPASYVSIALLGEPVSSIVLATLLLGETPSGFKLLGAGLILVGILIASLAPGAQAPDV